The following DNA comes from Cryobacterium psychrophilum.
TGGGGCTGAGCGCCTGGATCGGCGTTGCGCTCGTGATCGCGGCCGTTGTCGTCGCGGCAACGGCCCTGCGCCGAGCGCGCTAGCTCGACGTCGGGCCCCTATCCTCGGACAATTCGCCCACACGCCGTGCTGCGTGGCCCGAGGCGCGGCGTGTCGCGACAATGTCCGAGGTTACGCCCACCGGGGGCGCAGCCGCAGCGTTACCTGTCGTCGATAGAGGTGTCTTTACGCGTGACTTGCTGGCTGCTCTCGGGATCCGCAATCGTGCGCACGGTGCTGATGCTCTTGCGGCGGCGGAACATGAACACGAGTCCGATGACGAAAATGAGTGCGCCTGCGCTCATCAGGATGTAGCCGACGAGATCGAGATCGATCCAGGTGACACTGACGTTGAGCGCCCAA
Coding sequences within:
- a CDS encoding DUF6458 family protein, yielding MSVGLGIFLFVVGAVLVWALNVSVTWIDLDLVGYILMSAGALIFVIGLVFMFRRRKSISTVRTIADPESSQQVTRKDTSIDDR